TATTAATGCAATCATTGTTGTAAGATGCTTGGTATACTATAGATATCCCTCTCTCAATTTCTTCTTTGCTAATTTCTTTTATATTTTTTTCCTTTAACTCTTTTCTTGCATATTCTGGAAAAACAACCCTGCATTCTTTAAAAATACTATTACTACCCATTGTTTCGACGCTATATCCATAATCACCAAGACTATACAGTGCTTTTTTTATTTTCCATTTTGCTGTATATAATTGTTTACGCCTTGCTAAAATCCCTGAATTATAAGCCGCAGAACCATCCTCTATATAAATTAAGTTGCAATTACGTTTACTATTCGCTATTTGCATTATTTTTTTGTCAACAATATGATAGTCATTATGAATAAATAAATTATCTACTTTACAACCGCCTATAATCTTCTTAACTTCCCCTATCATTTTAAAATCTCTAATTATGTTGTTGAAATATTTACCTATGGATCCTGGTTTATCTTCCTTGTATCTACTTTCAACTAATAATACCTTGTTAAAGCATTTCCTTAGACTATGCCATGCTATTTCATTTACCTCGAAATCTTTGAATACAATCAAATAATTATTATCCTCTTTATATTCCGC
This Isachenkonia alkalipeptolytica DNA region includes the following protein-coding sequences:
- a CDS encoding polysialyltransferase family glycosyltransferase translates to MNNIFVAHTPYHLILDSGIADAEYKEDNNYLIVFKDFEVNEIAWHSLRKCFNKVLLVESRYKEDKPGSIGKYFNNIIRDFKMIGEVKKIIGGCKVDNLFIHNDYHIVDKKIMQIANSKRNCNLIYIEDGSAAYNSGILARRKQLYTAKWKIKKALYSLGDYGYSVETMGSNSIFKECRVVFPEYARKELKEKNIKEISKEEIERGISIVYQASYNNDCINNAVVIFLDLFSFIEPKKKQYIYIIEEIFDMCKRLGLKIYIKYHPREKNRYLEFLKSKFNNIYEIKQGRPIETIYSNFGKKSIALSSVSTGLITLEKISKETKKISIKNMLDMEDEHISDIFSKINVLVPNTINELALILEESLNEG